One segment of Campylobacter hominis ATCC BAA-381 DNA contains the following:
- a CDS encoding cysteine ABC transporter substrate-binding protein, with protein MKKIILVLGICFCALFGDSLDQIKQKGVFRVGVYESQPPFEKFVDGKFEGFEIDLANSIAKDLFGENGGTVEFVIITAKDRIPALQQNKIDAVIANYTVTDERAKSVDFTMPYFAVNTGILTRKNDNITSPLELRDTPIICEKGTTTEEYLQKNDFKIEYCNSAVECYKMVRDGKAKAYAADNIVVLAYPVLDRSVEVSIKNLGTTDFLAIGVQKGNKTLLDFINDELIKLSKEGFFKKSFNETIQPFYKGHAEKKYFLLEDIYSVFG; from the coding sequence ATGAAAAAGATTATTCTGGTTTTGGGTATTTGTTTTTGTGCCTTGTTTGGCGATAGCTTGGATCAAATCAAGCAAAAAGGTGTTTTTAGAGTCGGAGTTTATGAGTCGCAACCGCCATTTGAAAAATTCGTAGACGGTAAGTTTGAAGGATTTGAAATAGATTTGGCAAATTCAATTGCAAAAGACTTATTTGGAGAAAACGGCGGAACTGTGGAATTTGTGATAATAACCGCAAAAGATAGAATTCCTGCACTTCAACAAAATAAAATAGACGCTGTTATAGCAAACTACACAGTAACTGATGAAAGAGCCAAAAGCGTTGATTTTACAATGCCGTATTTTGCCGTAAATACAGGAATTTTAACAAGAAAAAATGACAACATCACATCGCCTTTGGAACTTAGAGACACGCCTATAATATGCGAAAAAGGCACTACTACAGAAGAATATTTACAAAAAAACGATTTTAAAATTGAATATTGCAACTCTGCAGTAGAATGTTACAAAATGGTACGAGATGGCAAAGCAAAAGCTTACGCGGCTGATAATATTGTAGTACTGGCATATCCTGTACTTGATAGAAGTGTAGAAGTCAGCATAAAAAACCTTGGAACTACAGATTTTCTTGCGATAGGAGTTCAAAAAGGTAATAAAACATTACTTGATTTTATAAACGACGAACTTATAAAACTAAGTAAGGAAGGATTTTTCAAAAAATCATTCAATGAAACAATCCAACCGTTCTATAAAGGTCACGCTGAGAAAAAATATTTCTTATTGGAAGATATTTATAGCGTATTCGGATAA
- the glyS gene encoding glycine--tRNA ligase subunit beta, whose protein sequence is MELLIEIGTEELPAIPFLKEFKNIAPKWREILCKNSLETEFEFEFTPRRLVLIHKNFSEFQPDSEIIKTGAPKNIALKDGVFTKAALSFAKKCGISENELKFENVDGKEVLYYKKLQKGKASAEILGSMIEEFLLSLNFGRSMRWGNGEFSFIRPIRSVACLLDGKNVDFKIFGVQSRAAFFPHRNFGYELIRFRDSDEYFKLLAKNGIILKSDDRKTEILSEFGKIERENGVKIQIDNELLNEVIAITEHPTALLGNFDESFLAVPKEVIITSMKENQRYFPVFENGKLSNHFVVVSNAVSDDNGLIIKGNEKVLRARLSDAMFFWQNDLKAEFSENKLKNVSYMDGLGSVYEKELRELETAKIFAEFYKDELKNEFKKDCFENEINRAIMLSKADLTSSMVGEFPELQGVMGSYYALYKNEHPLVARAIYEQYLPNGENSELPNGIFSSIIAISVKFETLIGLFSIGKIPNGNKDPYALRRAALGILKIVLNQNLNFNIASVIKKLAKNYAKFDENSLINFLKDRLYSLYDANVSVIKACINSGENDIKKLNSAIISLDEISKEADFSEKFATFKRLANIIKDEKIGVVNEALFENETEILLNSVFKSLDLNDEDCKNYLNSLFALKDKIDEFFDKVMINAEDKKIKANRIALIGQIYNAFLKVADIKEIGF, encoded by the coding sequence ATGGAACTTTTAATTGAAATAGGAACAGAGGAACTTCCTGCAATACCTTTTTTAAAGGAATTTAAAAATATCGCACCGAAATGGCGTGAAATTTTGTGTAAAAACTCATTGGAAACTGAATTCGAGTTTGAATTTACTCCACGCAGACTTGTACTTATACATAAAAATTTCAGCGAATTTCAGCCTGACAGCGAGATTATAAAAACCGGCGCGCCAAAAAATATCGCTTTAAAAGATGGCGTTTTTACAAAGGCTGCGCTTAGTTTTGCAAAAAAATGCGGTATAAGTGAAAATGAGTTGAAATTTGAAAATGTTGACGGTAAGGAAGTTTTATACTATAAAAAGCTTCAAAAAGGAAAAGCAAGCGCTGAAATTTTGGGCTCTATGATAGAAGAATTTCTGCTTTCTTTAAATTTCGGCAGATCTATGCGCTGGGGTAATGGCGAGTTTTCTTTCATTCGTCCGATTAGAAGTGTGGCTTGTTTACTTGACGGTAAAAACGTAGATTTTAAAATTTTCGGCGTGCAAAGCAGAGCGGCATTTTTTCCACACAGAAATTTCGGATATGAACTTATAAGATTTAGAGACTCTGATGAGTATTTTAAACTTTTGGCAAAAAACGGAATAATTTTAAAATCAGATGATAGAAAAACTGAAATTTTAAGCGAATTTGGAAAAATAGAACGTGAAAACGGTGTAAAAATTCAAATTGATAATGAGCTTTTAAATGAAGTTATAGCTATCACAGAGCATCCAACAGCTTTACTTGGCAACTTTGATGAAAGTTTTTTGGCAGTTCCGAAAGAGGTGATAATCACTTCAATGAAAGAAAATCAACGCTATTTTCCTGTTTTTGAAAACGGAAAATTATCAAACCATTTTGTAGTTGTAAGTAATGCCGTTAGCGATGATAACGGGCTGATTATAAAAGGAAATGAAAAAGTTTTAAGAGCCCGTCTTAGCGACGCGATGTTTTTTTGGCAAAATGATTTGAAAGCCGAATTTTCAGAAAATAAACTAAAAAATGTTTCATATATGGATGGTCTTGGTTCTGTTTATGAAAAAGAGTTAAGAGAGCTTGAAACAGCGAAAATTTTTGCTGAATTTTATAAAGACGAACTTAAAAATGAGTTTAAAAAAGATTGTTTTGAAAATGAAATAAATCGCGCGATTATGTTAAGCAAAGCTGATCTTACAAGCTCGATGGTCGGGGAATTTCCTGAGCTTCAAGGTGTAATGGGAAGTTATTATGCACTTTATAAAAACGAACATCCGCTTGTAGCAAGAGCAATTTATGAGCAGTATTTGCCAAATGGTGAAAATAGTGAGCTTCCAAATGGAATTTTTTCAAGCATTATAGCAATTAGCGTAAAATTTGAAACTCTTATCGGGCTTTTCAGCATCGGCAAAATTCCGAATGGAAATAAGGATCCTTATGCGTTAAGGCGTGCCGCTCTTGGAATTTTAAAGATTGTTTTAAATCAAAATTTAAATTTTAATATCGCTTCTGTTATAAAAAAATTGGCTAAAAATTATGCAAAATTTGATGAAAATTCTTTGATAAATTTCTTAAAAGATAGACTTTACAGCCTTTATGACGCTAATGTTTCCGTTATAAAAGCTTGCATTAACAGTGGCGAAAACGATATTAAAAAACTGAACTCGGCTATAATCTCACTTGATGAAATTTCAAAAGAGGCTGATTTCAGTGAAAAATTTGCTACGTTTAAACGTTTGGCAAACATTATAAAAGACGAAAAGATAGGTGTCGTAAATGAAGCGCTTTTTGAAAATGAGACGGAGATTTTATTAAACAGCGTTTTTAAATCACTTGATTTAAATGATGAAGATTGTAAAAATTATCTGAATTCGCTTTTTGCACTGAAAGATAAGATTGACGAGTTTTTTGATAAAGTTATGATAAACGCGGAAGATAAAAAAATAAAAGCTAATAGGATTGCGCTAATCGGTCAAATTTACAACGCATTTTTAAAAGTTGCCGATATAAAAGAGATCGGTTTTTAA
- a CDS encoding Rieske 2Fe-2S domain-containing protein: MSIENKQRRDFIGMAFGAVAAVGGIFALVGLKKGWNPLPSVKAAGFTTVDLTPVKENELYQVEWRKKPVFILKKTADMPKNDKREIVVDGARYTICIGLCTHLGCIPSYKPAQKEFVCACHGGRFDANAINVFGPPPRPLDIPPFKIDGTKLVLGEEGPEYLKMVKKA; this comes from the coding sequence ATGTCTATTGAGAATAAACAAAGACGAGATTTTATCGGCATGGCATTCGGGGCGGTTGCCGCTGTCGGTGGAATTTTTGCGCTTGTTGGTCTGAAAAAAGGCTGGAATCCGCTTCCTAGCGTAAAAGCGGCCGGATTTACGACTGTCGATCTTACGCCTGTTAAGGAAAATGAGCTTTATCAAGTCGAATGGCGAAAAAAGCCCGTATTTATCCTTAAAAAAACTGCCGATATGCCAAAAAACGACAAACGAGAAATCGTAGTAGATGGTGCCAGATATACAATTTGTATAGGTCTTTGCACACATTTGGGCTGTATACCAAGCTATAAACCGGCACAAAAAGAATTTGTTTGTGCATGCCACGGAGGCAGATTTGACGCAAATGCTATAAATGTATTTGGTCCGCCGCCAAGACCGCTTGATATTCCGCCTTTTAAAATTGACGGAACTAAGCTTGTTTTGGGTGAAGAAGGTCCGGAATATCTAAAAATGGTAAAAAAGGCATAA
- a CDS encoding endonuclease/exonuclease/phosphatase family protein — protein MRKILAILLFFTFAFASELKIATYNVENLFDAKVQGSEYNDFKNGNWNAEKYSFKLEKTVDVLKRLDADIVALQEIENFEVLKDLAQKSGYKFYKFSKSDKNSPFGVAVLSRIKIKDTIFYPPPLNIKSRDILRCDFTFEGENFSIFVNHFLAKKNAYSKRIANATQLSSVLRNVKNVVVLGDFNTNYGSDSLLNDIINRYNLVDLWKFLPSIERISHQSGRAIDHILLSQDFFKNVTLNYKDESFGVFDENFKNSDHLPIFFTISSKPNITPIIDEKIATVDEIYGINAIKNPIILKDAVVVYKDKNGFVITQNRRGIYVFDRHNFLNLGDRVDLKIQDVGFYKGNFEITDYQVLQKIGKEKNLSENMLEFSEISLARSGDVINKIVADIKDGKIQTKYGKFPFFSPNKKIENGNNLTFKNVLVKTYKGKKELILN, from the coding sequence ATGAGAAAAATTTTAGCGATTTTACTTTTTTTTACTTTTGCATTTGCAAGTGAGCTTAAAATAGCTACTTACAACGTCGAAAATTTATTTGACGCAAAGGTGCAAGGAAGTGAATATAATGATTTTAAAAACGGCAATTGGAATGCCGAAAAATACAGTTTTAAACTTGAAAAAACGGTGGATGTTTTGAAGCGTTTAGATGCCGATATAGTTGCATTACAAGAGATTGAAAATTTTGAAGTTTTAAAAGATCTGGCACAAAAAAGCGGCTATAAATTTTATAAATTTTCAAAAAGTGATAAAAACTCACCATTCGGCGTTGCCGTTTTGTCGCGCATAAAGATAAAAGATACTATTTTTTATCCGCCGCCTTTAAATATAAAATCAAGGGATATTCTGCGTTGTGATTTTACTTTTGAAGGTGAAAATTTTTCGATTTTTGTTAATCATTTTTTAGCAAAAAAAAATGCATATAGCAAGCGAATAGCAAACGCTACTCAATTAAGCAGCGTTTTAAGAAATGTTAAAAATGTCGTTGTTTTAGGCGATTTCAATACAAATTACGGTTCTGATTCGCTTTTAAACGATATTATAAATCGTTATAATTTAGTGGATTTGTGGAAATTTTTACCTTCAATTGAGCGAATTTCACATCAAAGCGGGCGAGCAATAGATCATATTTTGCTCTCACAGGATTTTTTTAAAAACGTGACTTTAAATTATAAAGATGAATCTTTTGGCGTTTTTGATGAAAATTTTAAAAACAGTGATCATTTGCCTATTTTTTTCACGATAAGTTCTAAGCCGAATATAACGCCGATAATTGACGAAAAAATCGCAACAGTTGATGAAATTTATGGCATTAATGCTATTAAAAATCCTATTATTTTGAAAGATGCAGTTGTTGTCTATAAAGATAAAAATGGTTTTGTAATAACGCAAAACAGGCGTGGAATTTATGTTTTCGACAGACATAATTTTTTAAATTTGGGTGATAGAGTTGATTTAAAAATACAAGATGTCGGCTTTTATAAAGGAAATTTTGAAATAACGGATTATCAAGTTTTGCAAAAAATCGGCAAAGAGAAAAATTTATCGGAAAATATGTTGGAATTTAGTGAAATTTCGCTAGCAAGAAGCGGTGATGTGATAAACAAAATCGTGGCTGATATCAAAGATGGAAAAATTCAGACAAAATACGGTAAATTTCCGTTTTTTTCGCCAAATAAAAAGATTGAAAACGGTAATAATTTAACATTCAAAAACGTATTGGTGAAAACTTATAAAGGTAAAAAAGAGTTAATTTTAAATTAA
- a CDS encoding aspartate-semialdehyde dehydrogenase: MRRFNIAVVGATGAVGEEIFRVLGEMKFPVNNVLPLASIRSAGSEIEFNGETYKVKELTNTVFDENEVDIAFFSAGGSVSAHFAPLAAASGALVIDNTSHFRMQANVPLVVPECNPEDIKFWKETGIIANPNCSTIQMVQILKPLNDAFDIERVDVSTYQATSGAGKEGMDELVNELQAFFAFKLDEYEPKVFQHTIAMNVIPHIDVFQDNLYTKEEMKMVNETQKILHKKMAVSATCVRVPVLRSHSEAITIKFRKDFELDKVREILSNAPSLVLCDDPSKNLYPMPIFSSNTNETYVGRIRRDLFDEKILHLWCSADQIRVGAATNAVRIALKWIDKFAE, from the coding sequence ATGAGGAGATTTAATATAGCTGTTGTCGGTGCTACTGGTGCTGTAGGAGAAGAAATCTTTCGAGTTTTAGGTGAAATGAAATTTCCTGTGAACAATGTTTTACCGCTTGCGAGCATAAGAAGTGCCGGAAGCGAGATAGAGTTTAACGGTGAAACTTATAAAGTAAAAGAGCTTACAAATACAGTTTTTGATGAAAACGAAGTCGACATTGCATTTTTTAGTGCAGGCGGTTCGGTTTCGGCTCACTTTGCGCCTTTAGCTGCTGCAAGCGGCGCTTTGGTGATAGATAATACAAGCCATTTTAGAATGCAGGCAAATGTTCCGCTTGTAGTGCCGGAGTGCAATCCTGAAGATATAAAATTTTGGAAAGAAACCGGAATAATTGCAAATCCTAATTGTTCGACTATCCAAATGGTGCAAATTTTAAAACCTTTAAATGATGCTTTTGATATTGAGCGCGTGGACGTAAGCACATATCAAGCTACAAGCGGTGCAGGAAAAGAAGGAATGGATGAGCTTGTAAACGAGCTTCAAGCATTCTTTGCTTTTAAATTGGATGAATATGAACCGAAAGTTTTTCAACATACAATCGCTATGAACGTAATCCCGCATATCGATGTGTTTCAAGATAATCTCTATACAAAAGAAGAGATGAAAATGGTGAATGAAACACAAAAAATCTTGCACAAAAAAATGGCAGTCAGCGCCACTTGTGTAAGGGTTCCTGTATTAAGAAGTCATAGCGAAGCAATTACGATAAAATTTCGCAAAGATTTTGAATTGGATAAAGTACGTGAAATTTTAAGCAATGCGCCAAGTCTTGTGCTTTGTGATGATCCGAGCAAAAATTTATATCCTATGCCGATTTTTTCAAGCAACACAAATGAAACTTATGTCGGCAGAATAAGACGGGATCTTTTTGATGAGAAAATACTGCATTTATGGTGCAGTGCAGATCAAATCCGCGTAGGAGCCGCTACAAATGCCGTGCGAATAGCACTTAAATGGATAGATAAATTTGCCGAATAA
- a CDS encoding dicarboxylate/amino acid:cation symporter: MKKIFSWYFRANLAYRILGALVIGSIAGILVPKGITLFGDTTLLNVISPFGDLFIRLLKMIIVPIIVASLIMGTSSVEPSKLGRVGRKAVFFYFMTTLLAIIIGLACAFVFKPGSGLVLSDSSAAVSKAAQAPSLSQIFLNMVPTNPISSMANTEVLPMICFCIFFGIGLAFCKESSNERIKNSAKIVFGFFEGVSEIMFKVVRWIMEYAPIGVFALMFTVFNKSGAGAFSSLANVTISLYIGLALQVFLVYCGICLLIKLSPLDFLKKVKDPMLTAFVTRSSNATLPISMDTAEHKMGVPKGVYSFVLPVGATVNMNGTTIYLGICSLFIANACGIDLSAGHYLTIIITSILAAVGTAGVPGAGALMLLLVLEALGIEVNGNVAIAYGMILGIDAILDMGRTSMNVVGDVIASIWVAKTEGELDESKWKHV, from the coding sequence ATGAAAAAAATTTTTAGCTGGTATTTTCGTGCTAATTTAGCATACAGAATACTTGGAGCCTTAGTAATCGGTTCCATTGCAGGAATTCTCGTTCCAAAAGGAATCACTTTATTTGGAGATACGACTCTGCTGAATGTTATATCACCTTTTGGAGATTTGTTTATCAGGCTTTTAAAGATGATAATAGTGCCGATTATCGTAGCTTCGCTGATAATGGGAACAAGTTCTGTTGAACCATCAAAACTTGGAAGAGTCGGCAGAAAAGCTGTATTTTTTTACTTTATGACGACACTTCTTGCCATTATTATAGGTCTTGCTTGCGCATTTGTATTTAAACCGGGAAGCGGACTTGTTCTAAGTGATAGTTCGGCTGCCGTTTCAAAAGCAGCTCAAGCACCAAGTTTAAGTCAAATATTTTTAAATATGGTTCCTACAAATCCAATCTCTTCTATGGCAAATACAGAAGTTTTACCGATGATTTGTTTTTGTATATTTTTTGGTATCGGACTGGCATTTTGCAAAGAGAGCAGCAATGAAAGAATAAAAAATTCGGCAAAAATTGTTTTCGGTTTTTTTGAAGGTGTAAGTGAAATAATGTTTAAAGTAGTAAGATGGATTATGGAATACGCTCCAATAGGTGTGTTTGCATTGATGTTTACAGTATTTAACAAAAGCGGCGCAGGAGCATTTAGCTCACTTGCAAATGTTACAATTTCACTCTACATCGGACTTGCATTGCAAGTATTTTTGGTTTATTGCGGAATTTGCCTACTTATCAAACTAAGTCCTTTAGATTTCCTAAAAAAGGTAAAAGATCCGATGCTTACAGCTTTTGTTACAAGAAGTTCAAATGCGACTTTGCCTATCTCAATGGATACAGCAGAACACAAAATGGGTGTTCCAAAAGGTGTTTATAGTTTTGTATTACCTGTAGGTGCAACTGTAAATATGAACGGAACTACGATTTATCTTGGAATTTGTTCTCTTTTTATAGCAAACGCATGTGGAATTGATCTCAGCGCCGGTCATTATCTAACCATTATCATTACCTCGATTTTAGCAGCTGTCGGAACAGCAGGCGTTCCTGGAGCTGGAGCTTTAATGCTGCTTTTGGTACTTGAAGCGCTAGGTATAGAAGTCAATGGAAACGTTGCGATTGCTTACGGTATGATTCTAGGAATAGACGCTATTTTAGATATGGGTAGAACATCTATGAATGTCGTTGGCGATGTTATTGCATCTATTTGGGTTGCTAAAACTGAAGGTGAACTTGATGAAAGCAAGTGGAAACACGTCTAA
- the gyrA gene encoding DNA gyrase subunit A: MENLFENQDIVEVDVEDSIKTSYLDYSMSVIIGRALPDARDGLKPVHRRILYAMNDLGVSSKSPYKKSARIVGDVIGKYHPHGDTAVYDALVRMAQDFSMRIPAVDGQGNFGSIDGDSAAAMRYTEARMTPLAEELLKDLDKDTVDFVPNYDESLNEPDVLPARVPNLLLNGSSGIAVGMATNIPPHSLNELVDGLLLLLDDKNASLEQIMTKIKGPDFPTGGVIFGKKGIIDAYRTGRGRVKIRAKTHIEQKSNKDIIIIDELPYQTNKARLVEQIATLVKDKSIDGISEVRDESDREGIRVVIELKRDAMSEIVLNNLFKQTTMEATFGVIMLAIDNKEPKIFTLIELLKLFLNHRKTVIIRRTIFDLQKARARAHILEGLKIALDNIDEVIELIKTSADTNVAREGLVNQFSLSEIQANAILDMKLNRLTGLEREKIDNELKEILAEIERLDAILKSETLIEQIIKDELIEIKNKFNCPRITEIVDDYDDIEIEDLIPNENMIVTITHRGYIKRVPSKTYEKQKRGGKGKVAITTYDDDFIEQFFTSDAHDTLMFVTNHGQLYWLKVYKIPEGSRTAKGKAVVNLIDLQADEKIMAIIPTTDFNNNKSLCFFTKNGIVKRTNLSEYQNIRSTGIKAIKLDDDDEVVTALIAERDINENLSNEKDLKSNDEIFGDEDELDSNDEILENENSENENSQEDGTKIIVVTQKGMCIKFMLSNVREIGRVSRGVTAIKFKEKDDKVVGAAVLQSDEQEILSVSSNGIGKRTAAGEYRLTKRGGKGVICMKLTKKTGELIGVVIVDENEDLMALTTSGKMIRVDMQSIRKAGRNTSGVIVVNVDGDEVVSIACCPKIEEDESENDENLNLGEKNDEEI; the protein is encoded by the coding sequence ATGGAAAATTTATTTGAAAATCAAGATATAGTTGAGGTTGATGTTGAAGATTCGATAAAGACAAGCTATCTTGACTACTCAATGAGTGTAATTATAGGCAGGGCTTTGCCTGACGCAAGAGACGGTTTGAAACCGGTTCATAGAAGAATTTTATATGCGATGAATGATTTAGGAGTTAGCAGCAAAAGTCCGTATAAAAAATCAGCCCGCATTGTAGGTGATGTCATCGGTAAATATCATCCGCACGGAGATACAGCCGTTTATGATGCTTTAGTTAGAATGGCTCAAGATTTTTCTATGAGAATTCCTGCAGTTGACGGTCAAGGAAACTTTGGATCGATTGATGGAGACAGCGCTGCTGCGATGCGTTATACAGAAGCTAGAATGACACCACTTGCAGAGGAACTTTTAAAAGATTTGGATAAAGATACAGTTGATTTTGTCCCAAACTATGATGAGAGTTTAAATGAGCCTGATGTTCTTCCTGCACGCGTGCCAAATCTTTTATTAAACGGAAGCAGCGGAATTGCCGTCGGAATGGCGACAAATATTCCGCCACACAGTCTTAATGAACTTGTAGATGGACTTTTGCTTTTGCTTGATGACAAAAACGCGTCATTAGAGCAAATAATGACAAAGATAAAAGGTCCTGATTTTCCAACAGGTGGCGTGATTTTCGGTAAAAAAGGTATAATCGACGCTTACCGCACAGGCAGAGGTCGCGTTAAAATTCGCGCAAAAACACATATTGAACAAAAATCAAATAAAGATATTATTATAATAGATGAGCTTCCGTATCAAACAAACAAAGCGCGCCTTGTAGAACAAATAGCAACTCTTGTAAAAGATAAGTCAATAGATGGTATCAGCGAAGTGCGCGATGAGAGTGATAGAGAAGGTATAAGAGTGGTAATCGAGCTGAAACGCGATGCGATGAGCGAAATAGTTTTAAATAATCTGTTCAAACAAACCACTATGGAAGCTACTTTTGGCGTGATAATGCTTGCAATCGACAATAAAGAGCCGAAAATTTTCACTTTGATTGAACTTTTGAAACTTTTTTTAAATCACAGAAAAACAGTCATTATTCGACGCACAATTTTTGATTTGCAAAAAGCAAGAGCTAGAGCGCATATTTTAGAAGGTTTAAAAATAGCGCTTGATAATATCGATGAAGTAATTGAGCTAATAAAAACATCTGCCGATACAAACGTTGCAAGAGAAGGACTTGTAAATCAGTTCAGTTTAAGTGAAATTCAAGCAAATGCTATTTTGGATATGAAATTAAACCGCTTGACAGGACTTGAGCGCGAAAAAATCGACAATGAATTAAAAGAAATTTTAGCTGAAATAGAAAGACTTGACGCAATTTTAAAAAGTGAAACATTGATCGAACAAATTATAAAAGATGAACTTATTGAAATCAAAAATAAATTTAATTGTCCAAGAATAACGGAAATTGTAGATGATTATGATGATATAGAAATTGAAGATCTGATTCCAAACGAAAATATGATTGTAACTATCACACATCGTGGCTACATAAAACGCGTTCCAAGTAAAACATATGAAAAACAAAAACGGGGCGGCAAAGGAAAAGTAGCTATTACAACATACGATGATGATTTTATAGAGCAATTTTTCACATCGGATGCTCACGATACTTTGATGTTTGTGACAAATCATGGACAACTTTACTGGCTTAAAGTTTATAAAATTCCTGAGGGAAGCCGTACCGCAAAAGGAAAAGCTGTTGTAAATTTAATAGATTTACAAGCTGATGAAAAGATTATGGCGATTATTCCTACGACAGATTTTAATAACAATAAATCGCTATGCTTTTTCACAAAAAACGGCATTGTAAAACGCACAAATCTAAGCGAATATCAAAATATCAGATCAACCGGAATAAAAGCTATTAAACTGGATGATGATGACGAAGTTGTAACAGCTTTGATTGCAGAGCGCGATATAAACGAAAATTTGAGTAATGAAAAAGATTTAAAATCAAACGATGAAATTTTTGGCGATGAAGATGAATTGGATTCAAACGACGAAATTTTGGAAAATGAAAATTCTGAAAATGAAAATTCGCAAGAAGACGGTACAAAAATAATCGTGGTAACTCAAAAAGGAATGTGTATTAAATTTATGCTTTCAAACGTTAGAGAGATTGGTCGTGTAAGTCGTGGTGTAACTGCGATAAAATTCAAAGAAAAAGATGATAAAGTAGTTGGAGCTGCCGTTTTACAAAGCGATGAACAGGAAATTTTAAGTGTAAGTTCAAACGGTATAGGAAAAAGAACCGCTGCCGGTGAATATCGTCTTACAAAACGTGGCGGTAAGGGCGTAATATGTATGAAGCTTACGAAAAAAACAGGTGAGTTGATCGGCGTCGTAATCGTAGATGAAAATGAAGATCTTATGGCACTTACAACTAGCGGAAAAATGATAAGAGTGGATATGCAAAGTATTCGCAAAGCAGGACGGAATACAAGCGGCGTAATAGTCGTAAATGTAGATGGCGATGAGGTTGTAAGTATAGCCTGCTGTCCAAAAATTGAAGAAGATGAATCAGAAAATGATGAAAATTTAAATTTGGGAGAAAAAAACGATGAGGAGATTTAA
- a CDS encoding tRNA (cytidine(34)-2'-O)-methyltransferase codes for MFNIVLVHPQIPQNTGAIGRLCINANLKLHIVKPTIFSLDEKSVRRAGLDYWKKLNPTIWDSLDDFMAANGDKISRFWFSTTKSKRLYFTADFKKDDFIFFGGESTGLPMNFMQKNWQNAITIPMGNEGRSLNLAMSVGIVAYEAIRQNIGAFENARGYQI; via the coding sequence ATGTTTAACATCGTTCTTGTTCATCCGCAAATCCCGCAAAATACAGGTGCTATAGGCAGACTTTGTATAAATGCGAATCTCAAACTTCATATCGTAAAACCTACGATTTTTTCACTTGATGAAAAGTCGGTTCGCAGGGCCGGGCTTGATTATTGGAAAAAGTTAAATCCTACGATTTGGGATAGTCTGGATGATTTTATGGCGGCAAACGGCGATAAAATTTCGCGCTTTTGGTTTAGTACCACAAAAAGTAAGAGATTGTATTTCACGGCTGATTTTAAAAAAGATGATTTTATATTTTTCGGAGGCGAAAGCACGGGGCTTCCGATGAATTTTATGCAAAAAAATTGGCAAAATGCAATTACGATTCCTATGGGAAATGAAGGGCGAAGTTTAAATCTTGCGATGAGTGTCGGGATTGTGGCTTACGAAGCGATTCGCCAAAATATCGGTGCTTTTGAAAACGCTCGCGGATATCAAATATGA